A region from the Capra hircus breed San Clemente chromosome X unlocalized genomic scaffold, ASM170441v1, whole genome shotgun sequence genome encodes:
- the PLP1 gene encoding myelin proteolipid protein isoform X1 encodes MGLLECCARCLVGAPFASLVATGLCFFGVALFCGCGHEALTGTEKLIETYFSKNYQDYEYLINVIHAFQYVIYGTASFFFLYGALLLAEGFYTTGAVRQIFGDYKTTICGKGLSATVTGGQKGRGSRGQHQAHSLERVCHCLGKWLGHPDKFVGITYALTVVWLLVFACSAVPVYIYFNTWTTCQSIAAPSKTSASIGTLCADARMYGVLPWNAFPGKVCGSNLLSICKTAEFQMTFHLFIAAFVGAAATLVSLLTFMIAATYNFAVLKLMGRGTKF; translated from the exons GCTTATTAGAGTGCTGTGCAAGATGTCTCGTAGGGGCCccctttgcttccctggtggccactgGATTGTGTTTCTTTGGGGTGGCACTATTCTGTGGCTGTGGACATGAAGCACTCACTGGTACAGAAAAGTTAATTGAGACATATTTCTCCAAAAACTACCAGGACTATGAGTATCTTATCAATGT GATCCATGCTTTCCAGTATGTCATCTATGGAACtgcctctttcttcttcctttatggGGCCCTCCTGCTGGCCGAGGGCTTCTACACCACCGGCGCAGTCAGGCAGATCTTTGGCGACTACAAGACCACCATCTGCGGCAAGGGCCTGAGTGCAACGGTAACAGGGGGCCAGAAGGGGAGGGGTTCCAGAGGCCAACATCAAGCTCATTCTTTGGAGCGGGTGTGTCATTGTTTGGGAAAATGGCTAGGACATCCCGACAAG TTTGTGGGCATCACCTATGCCCTGACCGTTGTGTGGCTCCTGGTGTTTGCCTGCTCTGCTGTGCCTGTATACATTTACTTCAACACCTGGACCACCTGCCAGTCTATTGCTGCCCCCAGCAAGACCTCTGCAAGTATAGGCACTCTCTGCGCTGATGCCAGAATGTATG GTGTTCTCCCATGGAATGCTTTCCCTGGCAAGGTGTGTGGCTCCAACCTTCTGTCCATCTGCAAAACAGCTGAG TTCCAAATGACCTTCCACCTGTTTATTGCTGCATTTGTGGGGGCTGCAGCCacactggtttccctg CTCACCTTCATGATTGCTGCCACTTACAACTTTGCCGTCCTGAAACTCATGGGCCGAGGCACCAAGTTCTGA
- the PLP1 gene encoding myelin proteolipid protein isoform X2, with translation MGLLECCARCLVGAPFASLVATGLCFFGVALFCGCGHEALTGTEKLIETYFSKNYQDYEYLINVIHAFQYVIYGTASFFFLYGALLLAEGFYTTGAVRQIFGDYKTTICGKGLSATFVGITYALTVVWLLVFACSAVPVYIYFNTWTTCQSIAAPSKTSASIGTLCADARMYGVLPWNAFPGKVCGSNLLSICKTAEFQMTFHLFIAAFVGAAATLVSLLTFMIAATYNFAVLKLMGRGTKF, from the exons GCTTATTAGAGTGCTGTGCAAGATGTCTCGTAGGGGCCccctttgcttccctggtggccactgGATTGTGTTTCTTTGGGGTGGCACTATTCTGTGGCTGTGGACATGAAGCACTCACTGGTACAGAAAAGTTAATTGAGACATATTTCTCCAAAAACTACCAGGACTATGAGTATCTTATCAATGT GATCCATGCTTTCCAGTATGTCATCTATGGAACtgcctctttcttcttcctttatggGGCCCTCCTGCTGGCCGAGGGCTTCTACACCACCGGCGCAGTCAGGCAGATCTTTGGCGACTACAAGACCACCATCTGCGGCAAGGGCCTGAGTGCAACG TTTGTGGGCATCACCTATGCCCTGACCGTTGTGTGGCTCCTGGTGTTTGCCTGCTCTGCTGTGCCTGTATACATTTACTTCAACACCTGGACCACCTGCCAGTCTATTGCTGCCCCCAGCAAGACCTCTGCAAGTATAGGCACTCTCTGCGCTGATGCCAGAATGTATG GTGTTCTCCCATGGAATGCTTTCCCTGGCAAGGTGTGTGGCTCCAACCTTCTGTCCATCTGCAAAACAGCTGAG TTCCAAATGACCTTCCACCTGTTTATTGCTGCATTTGTGGGGGCTGCAGCCacactggtttccctg CTCACCTTCATGATTGCTGCCACTTACAACTTTGCCGTCCTGAAACTCATGGGCCGAGGCACCAAGTTCTGA